The following proteins are co-located in the Oryzias melastigma strain HK-1 linkage group LG8, ASM292280v2, whole genome shotgun sequence genome:
- the LOC112146291 gene encoding transmembrane protein 265, whose translation MSSGATKEEILPLNIVPGQGDKETTAESCKPSPVRKMISNLRNDRTHRVLAIMSIICGVSCIGIKALISSVKAGETTDIEAAKKLSKEAKKFGIISIVTLFAIFVCTFSLLALVSYLLTLDN comes from the exons ATGTCATCTGGAGCAACCAAAGAGGAGATCCTGCCTCTGAACATCGTGCCCGGACAGGGGGACAAGGAGACCACTGCTGAAAGCTGCAAACCTTCCCCAGTCCGGAAGATGATCTCCAACTTGCGGAATGACAGGACTCACAGGGTCCTGGCCATCATGAGCATCATCTGTGGCGTTTCCTGCATCGGAATCAAAGCTCTGATAAGTTCAGTCAAG GCTGGGGAAACGACAGACATTGAAGCTGCTAAAAAGCTTTCCAAGGAGGCAAAAAAGTTCGGCATCATCTCCATTGTTACTCTGTTCGCCATTTTCGTCTGTACTTTCAGTCTTCTGGCGCTGGTCTCGTATCTGCTCACTCTGGACAACTGA
- the prr14 gene encoding uncharacterized protein prr14, which produces MLTHPSDSLAQIVFPMDEDAITPIPVCSAPPQSEPAPPFLPLSYITPSCANDGLSGHRRSGRVQGLRGQMQKKQGYADSHVPQKPATNSPSTAHDQEESAIMDAFSRPLVEHQTEQKNSETQQKNVVNFSGENKVETFEEETSQSTGLTQPDMGSCGEMPVGHVIEDGSAQKGWVIGPLVQSLKSKMASFTEIVMTPVKFFRSGSPPPSIDCPYKHVDGDEGTDELENYNQETETHPQVQGDFGNMECSKPATPKYSKKLEFDALSEADECTLNPQVQSFSLVPLLDRSLACVVAKQHSESSGPTLSSSSNQSASHESKFNKSTVEKNHRSRPQSNRRPSQQNSGKSESSETNRNPSISSSTFYSNPYEDQSEESNRSFLQNRLRSKFSDGPNKTLPTLSRQPEECQANSELLSASGVAVKRGLKLNCREKDASKRKRVTSETINTDSRKTPRKVNASTKPSGSEEEAVKQSKAKKIAATKGSTKARNGHGRTSANVTDGSADPMLVCSSCGAPHHASKGCKSKAKPVSSCKTKARVGVKHNAVSMDLESTEALSQVSVVLVHLDEKQVQRATARKNPIKRKLSSDARSERGDQSSGCKTSQNCLTARPNQRQKRPKNALYDALEPVTKTHENGKVQTPKRAADLEIPAFEQTAKSQRSVDGHEDEAGQEKISPFTEMFLRSSETTSRSHMRQVKRRADHHSRRARVLQTRSPKAEELTKSVTMEDADLASSSVRDSEGGLSRRLQRSYSCPEILSLESHDIPWRSLHSPHPGRFHSSHHHHHHHHHHHHGPHISAAHKSQRRARRHTVCSVEVEREIAPLCLRKEVYPFRRSSPHEPVPRHPSPTHSHSPSFSLSALASCFLSSPLAFLSKRGDCRGSAASSSPSGHFSSSSTSCSVTPPPCPSTWTPGMSPRAEAAATLDSSCSGNPVQLESERRQRSEEEDDGEDTSSSSQECEDVGLREEKALSDSEIKAVQQHQERKKVSSIRIRKTLPKPQTNLTPMGLPKPIRVKKKEFSLEEIYTNKNFTKPPGSRLETIFEVPLNRKNGSESWFGQRRVKRFVEFLEVGGVRKPKKTPVGSGKAGISSSRTRRGAFSKDGPPLSIQDVDSLLCAKLDQLNLWLIGDETET; this is translated from the exons CTGTGCAAATGATGGCCTGTCAGGGCATCGGAGGAGTGGTCGCGTTCAAGGGCTTAGAGggcaaatgcagaaaaaacaggGTTACGCCGACTCACACGTCCCCCAAAAACCAGCCACAAACAGTCCGTCCACTGCACACGATCAAGAGGAGAGCGCAATCATG GATGCATTTAGCAGACCTCTTGTGGAGCACCAAACTGA GCAGAAAAACTCTGAAACTCAACAGAAGAACGTGGTCAACTTCTctggagaaaacaaagttgAGACTTTTGAAGAAGAGACCTCACAAAGTACCGGTCTAACTCAGCCTGACATGGGTTCGTGTGGAGAAATGCCCGTCGGACATGTTATTGAAGACGGATCCGCCCAAAAGGGATGGGTTATCGGTCCACTGGTTCAGTCACTGAAGTCCAAGATGGCAAGTTTCACGGAGATCGTCATGACTCCTGTCAAATTCTTCAGATCAGGGAGTCCTCCACCGTCAATCGACTGTCCATACAAACATGTAGATGGTGATGAAGGAACCGATGAGTTAGAGAACTACAACCAGGAGACTGAAACTCATCCGCAAGTCCAGGGTGACTTTGGAAATATGGAGTGTTCAAAACCTGCTACCCCCAAGTATtctaaaaaactggaatttgATGCGTTATCTGAGGCAGATGAATGTACGTTAAATCCACAGGTACAAAGTTTCTCTTTAGTGCCTTTGCTGGACAGATCTTTAGCTTGTGTTGTTGCCAAGCAGCATTCAGAATCTTCCGGACCCACGTTGAGTTCGTCTTCCAATCAAAGTGCCTCGCACGAGTCCAAGTTTAACAAATCCACCGTGGAGAAGAACCACAGAAGCCGTCCGCAGAGCAACAGACGTCCCTCCCAACAGAATTCAGGCAAAAGTGAATCAAGTGAGACGAACAGAAATCCGTCTATATCTTCTTCCACGTTTTACTCTAACCCTTACGAAGATCAGAGTGAGGAAAGTAACCGTAGCTTTCTTCAAAACCGTCTGCGCAGCAAATTCAGCGATGGTCCTAACAAAACGTTGCCTACTTTAAGCCGACAGCCAGAGGAGTGCCAAGCAAACTCTGAACTTCTATCAGCCTCAGGTGTGGCAGTGAAAAGAGGACTGAAGCTAAACTGCCGCGAAAAGGACGCTTCAAAGCGTAAAAGGGTGACCTCCGAAACGATAAACACGGATTCTAGGAAAACACCTCGGAAGGTGAATGCATCCACAAAACCCTCGGGAAGCGAGGAAGAAGCCGTTAaacaaagcaaagcaaaaaagatCGCGGCAACAAAAGGAAGCACAAAGGCGAGAAATGGACATGGGAGAACATCAGCAAATGTTACTGACGGTTCTGCTGATCCGATGTTGGTTTGCTCGAGCTGTGGAGCGCCGCACCACGCCTCGAAAGGCTGTAAAAGCAAAGCGAAGCCGGTTAGTTCATGCAAAACAAAAGCTCGTGTCGGAGTAAAGCACAACGCTGTCTCTATGGATCTGGAATCTACCGAGGCGCTCTCTCAAGTATCCGTAGTCCTCGTCCATCTGGATGAGAAGCAGGTCCAGCGCGCGACTGCAAGGAAAAATCCAATCAAACGAAAGCTGTCGAGCGACGCCAGGTCGGAAAGAGGCGACCAATCATCAGGGTGTAAAACGTCCCAGAACTGTCTCACGGCGAGACCAAACCAGCGACAGAAGAGACCCAAAAACGCTCTTTATGATGCACTCGAGCCCGTTACCAAAACTCACGAAAACGGCAAAGTTCAAACCCCCAAGAGAGCTGCAGATTTAGAAATCCcagcttttgaacaaactgCAAAATCGCAGCGTTCTGTAGACGGCCACGAAGACGAAGCAGGTCAGGAGAAGATCTCTCCTTTCACAGAGATGTTTCTAAGGAGCTCAGAAACTACGAGTCGGTCCCACATGAGACAAGTCAAGAGGAGAGCAGACCATCACAGCAGAAGAGCCAGAGTTTTACAAACCAGGTCTCCTAAAGCTGAAGAGCTGACGAAATCCGTCACAATGGAGGACGCCGATCTGGCGTCTTCATCCGTCCGGGATTCAGAAGGCGGCTTATCAAGACGCCTGCAACGGAGCTACTCCTGCCCTGAGATTCTGTCTCTTGAAAGTCACGATATTCCCTGGAGAAGTTTGCATTCTCCACATCCCGGCAGGTTTCACTCTTCtcaccaccaccatcatcatcatcaccaccaTCACCACGGTCCTCACATCTCAGCTGCTCACAAGTCCCAGCGGCGGGCGCGTCGACACACCGTCTGCAGCGTGGAGGTGGAGAGGGAGATCGCTCCGCTGTGTCTCCGGAAGGAGGTCTACCCGTTCAGGAGGTCTTCTCCGCACGAGCCGGTTCCCCGCCACCCGTCTCCCACTCACTCGCATTCCCCCAGCTTCTCGCTCTCCGCTCTggcttcctgcttcctgtcgAGCCCGTTGGCTTTTCTGTCAAAGAGAGGCGACTGCAGAGGATCCGCTGCCAGCTCCAGCCCGTCAGGACACTTCTCTTCATCCTCGACTTCCTGTTCGGTGACACCCCCACCGTGTCCCTCCACCTGGACTCCAGGCATGAGTCCAAGAGCTGAAGCTGCTGCCACCTTGGATTCAAGCTGCAG TGGAAATCCGGTTCAGCTTGAGTCTGAGAGGAGACAACGGAGCGAAGAGGAGGACGACGGTGAAGACACGAGCTCCTCCAGCCAGGAGTGTGAAGACGTCGGGCTGAGGGAGGAGAAAGCTCTCTCGGACTCGGAGATCAAA GCTGTGCAGCAGCACCAGGAGCGGAAAAAGGTCTCGTCGATTAGAATTCGTAAAACTTTACCCAAACCTCAGACAAACCTGACCCCCATGGGTCTGCCCAAACCCATCAG AGTGAAGAAGAAAGAGTTTAGCTTGGAAGAAATTTACACCAACAAGAATTTCACTAAACCCCCTGGAAG CCGTCTGGAAACCATCTTCGAAGTGCCTCTCAACCGCAAGAATGGCTCGGAGTCGTGGTTCGGACAAAGGCGCGTCAAGCGCTTTGTGGAGTTTTTGGAGGTCGGCGGGGTGAGAAAGCCAAAGAAAACTCCGGTCGGAAGCGGTAAAGCAGGTATTTCCTCTTCGAGGACGAGGCGGGGAGCGTTCTCTAAAGACGGCCCTCCCCTCAGCATTCAGGACGTGGACTCGCTGCTCTGTGCAAAACTCGACCAGCTCAATTTGTGGCTGATCGGCGATGAGACGGAAACGTGA